A single region of the Solwaraspora sp. WMMD791 genome encodes:
- a CDS encoding MFS transporter permease, producing MTRRWLFAPVPLGRVAALRTVAYLFIVFDLLVYSSWVRTRGDVPAELYEPLAFARFLHLPAPTGVVVDLIWWALLLLAPLAATGRYPRALGWSVFAFYFAWMVVAMSYGKVDHDRFAFLVALAVLPTVGAARHGERRRSEAAGWSLRVIQLAVVCTYFFSAYAKIRFGGWGWLTGSVLARAFLRRGTEFADLIAAVPYLLIVAQIGIVAFEALSPLVFVTRGRLRYAVIGFFYSFHLLSFATIAISFAPHLVAMGAFLPLERIRPLVWVRSRVDRRRSTGREDGPAGPGHGGGDPGGSGGGPPPTVRDRTQPVAPAAADAGQ from the coding sequence GTGACCCGCCGCTGGTTGTTCGCACCGGTCCCACTGGGCCGGGTCGCCGCGCTGCGGACCGTCGCCTACCTGTTCATCGTGTTCGACCTGCTGGTCTACTCGTCGTGGGTACGGACCCGTGGGGACGTGCCGGCCGAACTGTACGAGCCCCTGGCGTTCGCCCGGTTCCTGCACCTGCCGGCCCCGACCGGTGTCGTCGTCGACCTCATCTGGTGGGCGCTGCTGCTGCTGGCGCCGCTGGCGGCGACGGGCCGGTACCCGCGGGCGCTCGGCTGGTCGGTGTTCGCGTTCTACTTCGCGTGGATGGTCGTGGCGATGAGCTACGGCAAGGTCGACCACGACCGGTTCGCGTTCCTCGTCGCGCTCGCCGTCCTGCCCACGGTGGGCGCGGCCCGCCACGGCGAACGCCGGCGCAGCGAGGCCGCCGGCTGGTCGTTGCGGGTCATCCAACTCGCCGTGGTCTGCACCTACTTCTTCTCCGCGTACGCGAAGATCCGCTTCGGTGGCTGGGGCTGGCTGACCGGCAGCGTCCTGGCCCGTGCGTTCCTGCGTCGCGGCACCGAGTTCGCCGACCTGATCGCCGCCGTGCCGTACCTGCTGATCGTCGCCCAGATCGGCATCGTCGCCTTCGAGGCGCTCAGCCCGCTGGTGTTCGTGACCCGGGGCCGACTGCGGTACGCCGTCATCGGCTTCTTCTACTCGTTCCACCTGCTGTCGTTCGCGACGATCGCCATCTCGTTCGCCCCGCACCTGGTGGCGATGGGCGCGTTCCTGCCGTTGGAGAGAATCCGGCCACTGGTGTGGGTACGCAGTCGCGTCGACCGACGCCGGTCGACCGGCCGCGAGGACGGCCCTGCCGGACCCGGCCACGGCGGCGGTGATCCCGGCGGATCTGGCGGGGGCCCGCCGCCGACGGTGCGTGATCGGACACAACCGGTGGCACCGGCCGCCGCCGACGCGGGACAATGA
- a CDS encoding Hsp70 family protein gives MRALGIDFGTSNTVAVVRGGDGRTRPLLFDGAPLLPSAVYREPDGRLLVGHDAHRRARIDPAGFEPHPKRRVDDGTVLLRDTETPVPQLIAAVLRHVAAEARRQLGGLDEVRLTHPASWGQRRRAVLVQAAYAAGLPQPTLVAEPVAAAAYYTAVLGAALPPGRALAVYDLGGGTFDAAVVRREPTGFDAAGFVVLAEQGLTEVGGLEFDQALVEHLGRAYSPNRTVMWNGLVAPADTGSRRARALLYDDVRAAKETLSRTASADVHLPALDVAAHLTRDELESLIHGHLARTVDCLAQTVTAAGLTPADLVGVFLVGGSSRIPLAARLIHTRLGVAPTTLEQPETVVADGVLRMAGAARTAPPGPPAPAPRSPAVPSPVPYLSSPAGPYPVPAAAATPARPWYDEHGPVLVAILAALVLLAAVVLVALLLS, from the coding sequence ATGCGGGCACTGGGCATCGACTTCGGCACCTCGAACACGGTGGCGGTGGTGCGCGGCGGCGACGGACGGACCCGGCCACTGCTGTTCGACGGCGCCCCGCTGCTGCCGTCGGCGGTGTACCGGGAACCCGACGGGCGGCTGCTCGTCGGACACGACGCGCACCGGCGCGCCCGCATCGACCCGGCCGGGTTCGAACCCCACCCGAAACGCCGCGTCGACGACGGCACGGTGCTGCTGCGCGATACCGAGACACCGGTGCCGCAGCTGATCGCCGCCGTGCTGCGCCACGTCGCCGCCGAGGCCCGCCGCCAGCTCGGCGGCCTCGACGAGGTCCGGCTGACCCACCCGGCGAGCTGGGGGCAGCGGCGGCGGGCCGTCCTGGTCCAGGCCGCGTACGCCGCCGGACTGCCGCAACCGACGCTGGTCGCCGAGCCGGTCGCCGCCGCGGCCTACTACACGGCTGTGCTGGGCGCGGCGCTGCCACCCGGTCGGGCGCTGGCCGTCTACGACCTCGGTGGCGGCACCTTCGACGCGGCGGTGGTCCGCCGCGAACCGACCGGATTCGACGCCGCCGGCTTCGTCGTCCTCGCCGAGCAGGGCCTGACCGAGGTCGGTGGTCTCGAGTTCGACCAGGCGCTGGTGGAACACCTGGGCCGCGCCTACTCACCGAACCGCACCGTCATGTGGAACGGACTGGTCGCCCCGGCCGACACCGGGTCGCGGCGGGCCCGCGCCCTGCTCTACGACGACGTCCGCGCCGCCAAGGAGACCCTGTCGCGCACCGCCAGCGCCGACGTGCACCTGCCGGCGTTGGACGTGGCCGCCCATCTGACCCGCGACGAGTTGGAGTCGCTGATCCACGGCCACCTGGCCCGGACCGTGGACTGCCTGGCGCAGACCGTCACCGCCGCCGGTCTGACCCCCGCCGACCTGGTCGGGGTGTTTCTCGTCGGCGGCTCCAGCCGGATCCCGCTCGCGGCGCGGCTGATCCACACCCGGCTGGGTGTGGCACCGACGACCCTGGAGCAGCCGGAGACCGTCGTCGCCGACGGCGTACTGCGGATGGCCGGCGCCGCGCGGACCGCGCCCCCCGGCCCACCCGCGCCGGCGCCGAGGTCGCCCGCCGTGCCGTCGCCGGTGCCGTACCTGTCCTCACCGGCAGGGCCGTATCCGGTGCCGGCCGCGGCGGCGACGCCGGCCCGCCCGTGGTACGACGAACACGGCCCGGTCCTGGTGGCCATCCTGGCGGCTCTGGTCCTCCTCGCCGCCGTGGTCCTGGTGGCGCTGCTGCTGAGCTGA